The Borrelia sp. RT5S genome contains the following window.
TCCAAGGTTCTAGCTAAGCAACAAGACCACGGGGGTGTTGCGGGCGACGCAGCTCCTGGAATTCCAACAGCAGAGATTGGCAAGTTCCTATCAGCCTTAAAGGGGATAAGCGAAGCAGCTAAGGCAGAGGGGATCGAAATGCCGGCAGCGGGAACAACAGCCCTAGCAGCAGGCAACAACAGCCGTTTCCTTTGCCAAGGGGATAAACAATGGCGAAGCAGCTAATGCGGTTTCCTTAGCAGGTGCTGTATCAGGGGGCATAGCTTTAAGATCACTTCTTAAGGGTGGTCAGCTAAAGCTCGTGCTAGCACAAGCAGATGATGCGCCAATAGCTAAGCAACAAGCCCACGGGGGTGTTGCGGGCGACGCAGCTAAGGCAGTAGCGATAGTCGGATCAGTAACAGGAGAAGAAATACTTGCTGCTATTCTTAAGAGCCAAGCAAGTGACGCTGAAGTAGGCGGCAACG
Protein-coding sequences here:
- a CDS encoding variable large family protein — its product is MNNGEAANAVSLAGAVSGGIALRSLLKGGQLKLVLAQADDAPIAKQQAHGGVAGDAAKAVAIVGSVTGEEILAAILKSQASDAEVGGNAANATTGVLRATQLRQ